A genomic stretch from Malus domestica chromosome 15, GDT2T_hap1 includes:
- the LOC103401973 gene encoding uncharacterized protein — MFTEGLDRSALRWVREKEEVPFSGSNLRPRIDPIMHIRSGSGGRGFGLPPPSKFRSGHLPSNAIPVRTIPADGDESGSASDNDRTTDSEDGVYGGRYSLDSSPQDDRVPSAAAHRYGKPSQGQTNYGSDYTYSDVSSSMDTVVGRQKPVAERLVRGARKYPVAQNGYTEDESSDSAASSEFSTSQAGGSIKSGLPHNKAYASEGYASSAPSRRNLESAAEKNLHSTNLQSKKFPDDDVPSAPPFCGATQEIKQDDEKSPTRVHRTPRATSPSEFKTTPGKKQDGVTGNGNLEHFARTTTSSEAAAPSCPARLPTYYASALGPWHGVIAYDACVRLCLHAWAMECMEAPMFLENECALLRDAFSLRQVLLQSEEELLAKQTSELASEKAVPKPKKIVGKMKVQVRRIKMGLDPPTGCSISSIRPPVIKLESIRHHLSSFQSTIASGWQALRKIRVAPRVPANGSFSRQSLAYVHAGTQYIKQVSGLLKTGVTSLRDSSSSYEVVHETYSCLLRLKSSTEEDAIKMQPGSSETHVFFPDSLGDDLIVEVFDSKGKHFGRVIVQVATVVDDPADKQRWFSVYREPEHEPVGKMQLSTYYSTSSDDNPKCGSVAETVAYDLVLEAAMKVQHFQQRNLVVQGPWKWLLIEFATYYGVSDVYTKLRYLSYVMDVATPTADCLNLVYDLLRPVLMKGHNKSMLSHQENRILGETKDQIQQTLALAFENYKSLDESSLSGIMEVFRPATGHAAPALEPAVKLYTLLHDILSPEAQTALCHHFQVAARKRSQRHLAETDEYITSNSDGILLDSLSMATAYQKMKSLCLNIRDEIHTDIEIHNRHILPSFVDLPHLSASIYSTDLCSRLRAFLIACPPTGPSSPVGDLVIATADFQRDLSSWNIGHIKAGVDAKELFHLYIMLWIQNKRGSLLEACKLDKVKWSGVRTQHSTTPFVDEMYDRLKATLSDYEIIISRWPEYACILENAIADVEKAIIESLDKQYADVLSPLKENLAPKKFGLKYVQKLAKRSVSAYTVPEELGILLNSLKRMLDVLRPQIEVQFKSWGSCIPDAGNTVPGERLSEVTVMLRAKLKNYIQAVVEKLAENSKLQSATKLKKILQDSKETVVESDVRSRMQLLKDQLATTVTHLHTVFGTHVFIAICRGYWDRMGQDVLSFLENRKENKSWYKGSRIAVSILDDTFASQMQQLLGNTLQEKDVQPPRSIMEVRSILCKDAANLKDNTYYF; from the exons TAGGATTGATCCGATTATGCACATTCGCAGTGGTAGTGGCGGCAGGGGGTTTGGACTCCCCCCTCCGTCTAAATTTAGAAGTGGACACTTGCCCTCCAATGCCATACCGGTTCGGACAATTCCAGCTGATGGGGATGAGAGTGGGTCTGCTTCTGATAATGACAGAACCACTGATTCAGAAGATGGAGTTTATGGAGGCAGGTACTCGCTGGATTCGTCACCGCAAGATGATAGGGTTCCCAGTGCTGCTGCTCATAGGTATGGGAAGCCGTCGCAAGGGCAGACCAATTATGGCAGTGATTATACTTATTCAGACGTCAGTTCCTCCATGGACACTGTTGTGGGGAGACAGAAACCTGTGGCAGAGAGATTGGTGAGGGGAGCGAGGAAGTATCCAGTCGCGCAGAATGGTTATACGGAGGACGAGTCATCTGATTCGGCTGCAAGCTCCGagttttctacttcacaagcCGGAGGAAGCATCAAGAGTGGGTTGCCTCATAATAAAGCCTATGCTTCTGAGGGTTATGCCTCAAGTGCACCTTCACGTAGGAACTTGGAAAGTGCTGCTGAAAAG AATTTGCATTCCACAAACCTGCAGAGTAAAAAATTTCCTGATGACGATGTTCCCAGTGCACCACCCTTTTGTGGTGCAACTCAGGAAATTAAACAGGATGATGAGAAAAGTCCTACTAGAGTGCATAGGACACCGCGTGCTACTTCTCCATCTGAATTCAAAACAACCCCTGGTAAAAAGCAGGATGGCGTTACTGGAAATGGGAATCTTGAACACTTTGCAAG AACTACAACTAGTTCTGAAGCTGCTGCGCCATCATGCCCAGCTCGGCTCCCAACATATTATGCAAG TGCTCTAGGGCCATGGCATGGTGTTATTGCATATGATGCATGTGTGCGTTTGTGCCTTCATGCTTGGGCAATGGAATGCATGGAAGCTCCCATGTTCTTGGAAAATGAATGTGCTCTTCTACGAGATGCATTTAG TTTACGACAAGTGCTTTTACAATCAGAGGAAGAACTGTTGGCAAAGCAGACTTCAGAGCTTGCAAGTGAGAAAGCTGTTCCGAAACCAAAGAAAATTGTTGGCAAGATGAAAGTGCAAG TGCGCAGAATTAAAATGGGCCTGGACCCACCTACTGGCTGCAGTATTTCGTCTATAAGACCACCAGTAATCAAACTGGAATCCATTCGTCATCATCTCTCCAGCTTCCAGTCTACAATTGCTTCTGGATGGCAAGCCCTTCGAAAGATTCGAGTTGCACCTCGGGTACCTGCAAATGGTTCTTTTTCACGTCAAAGCTTGGCGTATGTGCATGCTGGTACTCAGTATATAAAACAGGTGTCTGGACTTTTGAAAACTGGTGTAACAAGTCTACGAGACAGTTCGTCCTCATATGAAGTTGTGCATG AAACGTACTCTTGTTTGTTAAGACTGAAAAGTTCAACTGAAGAAGATGCCATCAAGATGCAACCTGGATCCAGTGAAACTCATGTCTT CTTTCCAGATAGTTTGGGAGATGATCTAATAGTCGAAGTCTTTGATTCGAAGGGAAAGCATTTTGGTAGAGTCATTGTTCAAGTGGCAACAGTTGTTGATGACCCA GCTGACAAGCAACGCTGGTTCTCTGTCTATCGTGAACCAGAACATGAACCTGTGGGAAAGATGCAGCTATCTACATATTATTCAACAAGTTCAGATGACAATCCCAAG TGTGGCTCTGTTGCAGAAACGGTTGCATATGACCTTGTTTTAGAAGCTGCTATGAAGGTTCAGCATTTTCAACAAAGGAATCTAGTGGTGCAGGGTCCATGGAAATGGCTTTTAATTGAGTTTGCAACATATTACGGTGTTTCTGATGTATACACCAAGCTGAG GTATCTCTCTTATGTTATGGATGTAGCTACACCAACAGCTGATTGCCTCAACTTGGTGTACGATTTGCTAAGGCCTGTTTTGATGAAAGGCCACAACAAGAGCATGCTGAGTCACCAAGAG AACCGAATCTTAGGAGAAACTAAGGATCAGATTCAACAAACTCTTGCTCTAGCTTTCGAGAATTACAAGTCCTTGGATGAGTCATCTCTTTCAGGAATTATGGAGGTCTTTCGACCTGCGACTGGGCATGCTGCACCTGCATTGGAGCCTGCTGTCAAACTTTACACGCTTCTTCATGATATCTTGTCTCCCGAGGCGCAGACTGCTTTATGCCACCATTTCCAG GTTGCTGCGAGAAAGAGATCACAGAGGCACTTAGCTGAGACAGATGAATATATTACCAGCAATAGCGATGGTATATTGCTTGATAGTTTGAGTATGGCGACTGCTTACCAGAAAATGAAATCTTTGTGCCTTAACATTAGGGATGaaatccacactgatattgagATCCATAATCGGCATATACTCCCCAG TTTTGTAGACCTCCCACATCTGTCAGCATCAATATACAGCACAGACCTATGCAGTAGATTGCGTGCTTTCCTCATTGCTTGCCCCCCAACGGGTCCTTCATCCCCTGTAGGGGACCTTGTTATAGCCACAGCAGATTTCCAAAGAGACCTTTCCAGTTGGAACATCGG TCATATTAAAGCTGGAGTTGATGCAAAAGAATTGTTCCACCTCTATATTATGCTGTGGATTCAAAATAAGCGTGGGTCTTTGCTCGAAGCATGCAAATTAGACAAG GTAAAATGGTCAGGAGTTAGGACACAGCATTCAACAACTCCTTTTGTGGATGAAATGTATGATCGTCTGAAAGCAACTTTGAGTGACTATGAGATCATCATTTCCAGATGGCCTGAATATGCCTGCATTCTGGAGAAT GCTATTGCTGATGTCGAGAAGGCGATCATAGAATCTCTAGACAAGCAGTATGCAGACGTCCTGTCACCATTAAAGGAAAATTTGGCCCCAAAGAAATTTGGCCTCAAGTATGTTCAGAAGCTTGCCAAAAGGTCTGTGAGCGCCTATACAGTCCCTGAAGAG TTGGGAATTCTGTTGAATTCGTTGAAGAGAATGCTTGATGTCCTTCGTCCCCAAATCGAAGTGCAGTTCAAATCATGGGGTTCCTGCATTCCGGATGCTGGGAACACAGTTCCTGGAGAGCGTCTCAGTGAAGTCACTGTAATGTTGAGAGCCAAGTTAAAAAATTACATACAAGCAGTTGTTGAAAAACTTGCAGAGAAT TCGAAGTTGCAGAGTGCTACAAAACTGAAGAAGATTCTGCAAGATTCAAAAGAAACCGTGGTAGAATCTGATGTGAGAAGTAGAATGCAGCTTCTTAAAGACCAGCTGGCAACCACAGTTACTCACCTGCATACTGTTTTTGGGACTCACGTCTTCATTGCAATTTGTCGAGGTTATTGGGACCGAATGGGACAG GATGTTCTGAGTTTCTTAGAGAACCGAAAAGAAAATAAGTCGTGGTATAAGGGTTCTCGCATCGCTGTCTCT ATTCTGGATGATACATTTGCATCACAGATGCAGCAGCTGTTGGGGAACACACTGCAGGAGAAGGACGTGCAGCCTCCTAGATCCATAATGGAAGTCCGGTCTATTCTTTGCAAGGATGCTGCCAATCTGAAGGACAATACCTACTATTTTTAG
- the LOC103401974 gene encoding phosphoribosylformylglycinamidine cyclo-ligase, chloroplastic/mitochondrial-like, whose amino-acid sequence MVSSLKPNTQLSRCFPTSPRPSFSNANPAQTQLCRLPPGSHSAAFSALSMSSSAETSRKIHVLSASKNESGESGSGNVGLTYKGAGVDIDAGAELVRRIKKMAPGIGGFGGLFPFDDKYLVAGTDGVGTKLKLAFDTGIHDTIGIDLVAMSVNDIVTSGAKPLFFLDYYATSRLDVDLAEKVVKGIVDGCKQSDCVLLGGETAEMPDFYADGEYDLSGFAVGSVKKDAVVDGKNIVAGDVLIGLPSSGVHSNGFSLVRRVLAHTGLSLKDQLPGEDITLGEALMAPTVIYVKQVLDIISKGGVKGIAHITGGGFTDNIPRVFPKGLGAVIYNGSWEVPAVFKWIQEAGRIEEAEMLRTFNMGVGMVLVVSREAVHRILEDANGANKAYRIGEVVRGEGVRYS is encoded by the exons ATGGTCTCCTCCTTGAAACCAAACACTCAGCTCTCTCGCTGCTTTCCCACTTCGCCCAGACCCTCTTTCTCCAACGCCAACCCCGCCCAAACCCAACTCTGCAGACTCCCACCTGGGTCTCACTCCGCTGCCTTCTCCGCCCTGTCCATGTCTTCCTCCGCCGAAACTTCCCGGAAAATCCACGTGCTTTCAGCTTCAAAAAACGAGTCCGGAGAAAGTGGTAGCGGGAATGTCGGTCTGACGTATAAGGGCGCCGGTGTGGATATTGACGCCGGCGCGGAACTTGTTCGGCGAATTAAAAAAATGGCTCCTGGGATTGGAGGTTTTGGGGGTCTTTTCCCTTTCG ATGATAAATACCTTGTTGCCGGCACAGATGGCGTCGGGACGAAGCTTAAGCTTGCTTTCGATACTGGAATTCACGACACCATTGGTATTGATTTG GTTGCTATGAGTGTCAATGATATTGTTACTTCTGGTGCTAAGCCGTTATTTTTCCTTGATTACTATGCTACAAGCCGGCTCGATGTTGATCTTGCTGAAAAG GTTGTAAAAGGTATTGTCGATGGTTGCAAACAATCTGACTGTGTTCTTTTAGGTGGAGAG ACTGCAGAGATGCCAGATTTTTACGCAGATGGTGAGTATGACCTCAGTGGTTTTGCTGTTGGAAGTGTGAAAAAAGATGCAGTGGTTGATGGGAAAAACATTGTGGCTGGAGATGTGCTCATTGGCTTACCCTCCAGTGGGGTTCATTCTAATGGTTTCTCTCTCGTGAGAAG GGTTCTGGCTCACACTGGCCTTTCTCTGAAGGATCAGCTGCCTGGGGAAGATATTAcgttaggtgaagctttaatgGCCCCAACTGTGATATACGTTAAGCAG GTTCTTGACATTATCAGTAAGGGAGGCGTAAAGGGGATAGCCCACATCACAGGGGGTGGTTTCACGGACAATATTCCTCGAGTATTTCCGAAAGGCCTAGGCGCTGTCATCTATAATGGTTCTTGGGAAGTCCCAGCTGTTTTCAAATGGATCCAAGAG GCCGGAAGAATAGAAGAGGCTGAAATGTTGCGAACGTTTAACATGGGTGTTGGGATGGTTCTTGTTGTGAGTCGAGAGGCAGTCCATAGAATACTTGAGGATGCAAATGGAGCTAATAAAGCTTACCGCATTGGTGAGGTTGTACGTGGTGAAGGAGTTCGTTATAGTTGA